The following coding sequences lie in one Synechococcus sp. PCC 7336 genomic window:
- a CDS encoding pentapeptide repeat-containing protein, which translates to MSAKPWPVLAVAAVAIALGACNDTGQLEKTGNCPGCNLNRVDLQGADLDRANLIDAEFERADLQAANLVDADLEGAQLANANLRYANLAGANLSGANLRGANLAGADLRRTNFERANLAGADLRDIEWGQEDIGSAIAAGVPLWAEVLREAIMRQAEVEEDQLFEPDGAIDLDDRDLAKMLFISALIQGTDIAESQIQETLAPLPNFRNALYDRNTQFPNGFNPDDAQMREIE; encoded by the coding sequence ATGAGTGCTAAACCTTGGCCCGTATTGGCGGTGGCAGCAGTGGCGATCGCTCTGGGAGCCTGCAACGATACCGGACAATTGGAAAAAACGGGCAACTGCCCCGGTTGCAATCTCAACCGCGTCGATTTGCAGGGGGCCGATCTCGATCGGGCCAATCTGATCGATGCAGAATTCGAGCGGGCGGATCTGCAGGCGGCCAATTTAGTCGATGCCGATCTAGAGGGAGCCCAACTGGCTAATGCCAATCTCCGCTATGCCAATTTGGCAGGAGCCAACCTCTCGGGGGCCAATCTGCGCGGAGCCAATCTCGCGGGAGCGGATCTGCGGCGGACGAACTTCGAGCGGGCCAATTTAGCCGGGGCGGATCTGCGGGATATCGAGTGGGGGCAGGAGGATATTGGCAGTGCGATCGCCGCAGGGGTTCCCCTCTGGGCGGAGGTTCTTCGCGAAGCCATTATGCGTCAAGCGGAGGTGGAAGAAGACCAGCTCTTCGAGCCTGACGGTGCGATCGACCTCGACGATCGAGATTTGGCCAAAATGCTCTTCATTTCAGCGCTGATTCAGGGCACTGATATTGCCGAGTCCCAAATTCAGGAAACCCTCGCGCCGTTGCCCAACTTCCGCAATGCCCTTTACGATCGCAACACTCAATTCCCCAACGGCTTCAATCCTGACGATGCGCAAATGCGAGAGATCGAATAG
- a CDS encoding DUF1823 family protein yields the protein MELPNLSVDTIWAILNGDLEDEVVNALVWRSLNYSYDPDTDRWDASTAEPPWHEVEAPNFIGSRPDTIALTRSIPKEYKQLLKERLDFQGYQVHELTPQKTRRATAANWLLFRLTAQISPSGKDDSD from the coding sequence ATGGAGCTTCCCAATCTATCAGTGGATACGATTTGGGCCATTTTGAACGGCGATCTCGAAGACGAGGTGGTGAATGCTTTGGTCTGGAGATCGCTCAACTATAGCTACGATCCCGACACAGATCGGTGGGATGCATCAACTGCCGAGCCTCCTTGGCACGAGGTCGAAGCTCCCAACTTCATCGGCAGCCGCCCCGACACGATTGCGCTGACCCGCTCTATCCCAAAGGAATACAAACAACTCCTCAAAGAACGACTCGATTTTCAGGGCTACCAAGTCCACGAACTCACACCCCAAAAAACTCGGCGGGCGACTGCAGCGAATTGGCTACTCTTTCGCTTGACGGCGCAAATATCGCCTAGCGGCAAGGATGATAGTGACTAA
- the rimK gene encoding 30S ribosomal protein S6--L-glutamate ligase: MKIAILSQKESLYSTRRLKEASEERGHTVKVIDYLRCYMNITAHNPKIIYQGEPLEDFDAIIPRIGASQTFYGTAVVRQFEVMEVFVANSSQAIARSRDKLRCLQILTRQGIGLPVTGFAHSTKDIEGLIDTVGGAPLVIKLLEGTQGIGVVLAETRSAAKSVIEAFRGLDANILVQEFIKEAGGADLRCFVVGEKVIASMQRQGAPGEFRSNIHRGGSASAIKLTPEERSTAVRAAKAMGLQVAGVDLLRSNHGPVIMEVNSSPGLEGIEAATGVDVAGKIVAFIEKNAAPGNKRDRVQY; the protein is encoded by the coding sequence ATGAAAATCGCCATCTTATCCCAAAAGGAATCGCTCTACTCGACTCGTCGCCTCAAAGAAGCTAGTGAAGAGCGCGGACATACAGTCAAAGTAATTGACTACTTGCGCTGCTATATGAATATTACTGCCCATAACCCTAAAATTATTTATCAAGGCGAACCTTTAGAAGATTTTGATGCAATTATTCCCCGCATTGGAGCCTCTCAAACCTTTTATGGAACGGCGGTGGTTCGGCAATTTGAAGTCATGGAAGTTTTTGTAGCCAATAGCTCTCAAGCGATCGCCCGTTCGAGAGATAAACTACGCTGTTTGCAAATCCTAACTCGCCAGGGAATTGGCTTGCCCGTGACTGGATTTGCCCACTCCACCAAAGATATCGAGGGTTTGATCGATACAGTGGGTGGAGCTCCACTAGTGATTAAACTGCTGGAGGGAACGCAGGGCATTGGAGTCGTGCTGGCAGAAACGAGATCGGCAGCTAAGTCAGTAATTGAAGCCTTTCGGGGCTTAGATGCCAATATTTTGGTACAAGAGTTTATTAAAGAGGCAGGAGGAGCCGATCTCCGCTGCTTTGTGGTGGGGGAAAAGGTAATCGCTTCTATGCAGCGTCAGGGTGCTCCAGGAGAATTTCGCTCGAACATCCATCGCGGGGGCTCGGCTTCTGCCATCAAGCTCACCCCAGAAGAACGCAGCACGGCAGTTCGGGCTGCCAAAGCGATGGGACTGCAAGTTGCTGGAGTGGATCTGCTGCGCTCCAACCACGGCCCTGTGATTATGGAGGTCAATTCTTCCCCTGGATTGGAAGGGATCGAGGCTGCAACGGGGGTAGATGTTGCGGGCAAGATCGTTGCATTTATTGAGAAAAATGCCGCTCCGGGGAACAAGCGCGATCGCGTCCAATACTGA
- a CDS encoding nuclease-related domain-containing protein, translated as MSFRPHAGRNPHSLALARRIRAIQVFGAAGLTFIASFVLHYYFQNLNEAFRIVGETPVRVPVYVYAIFALLAISQLAYGVLLWRQGDRVIQGAKGEEGIAAELSQLKTEGWAIEYGLKILSVGDVDVVCRSPRGNAYAIEVKSHRGHVIKDGERLRRQYGQEIYDFENDFLAQTLRQAKAVQQLKQWPFVTPILAFSRASVRIGPGKLRGVYVLQKNRLADLLRDLG; from the coding sequence ATGTCTTTTCGCCCACATGCCGGTCGCAATCCTCACTCGCTCGCCTTAGCTCGTCGCATTCGCGCTATACAGGTGTTTGGGGCTGCTGGGTTAACCTTCATTGCATCGTTTGTGCTCCACTACTATTTCCAGAACCTGAACGAGGCATTCAGGATCGTCGGGGAAACGCCCGTGCGGGTGCCTGTTTACGTTTATGCAATCTTTGCACTGCTGGCGATCTCTCAACTCGCTTACGGAGTTTTGCTGTGGCGGCAAGGCGATCGGGTTATCCAGGGGGCAAAGGGGGAGGAAGGCATTGCCGCCGAGCTCTCTCAACTCAAAACTGAAGGGTGGGCGATTGAGTACGGCCTCAAGATTCTGAGCGTGGGGGATGTGGATGTGGTGTGCCGATCTCCTCGGGGCAACGCCTATGCGATCGAGGTTAAATCCCATCGCGGCCACGTCATAAAAGACGGCGAGCGGCTGCGCAGGCAGTACGGTCAAGAGATCTACGACTTCGAGAACGATTTTCTGGCCCAAACGCTGAGGCAGGCAAAAGCGGTCCAGCAATTGAAGCAATGGCCATTTGTCACCCCTATTTTGGCTTTCTCGCGGGCCTCCGTCCGCATTGGACCGGGCAAGCTGCGCGGGGTCTATGTACTGCAGAAAAATCGCTTGGCGGATCTGTTGCGCGATCTAGGTTAG
- a CDS encoding sodium:proton antiporter — protein MLPLFLAQAAPDVLESATEITVERGLERFLLVLTVSLSVATISRFSNWLRQVPYTLLLVIVGLCLAFLDVRLVDLSPELILLIFLPPLLFEAAWNLEWKALRQDWVPILLYAIFGVVISVLGIGLGLNRWAALPLPIALLIGASLSATDPVSVIALFRELGASKRLTVLMEGESLFNDGVAVVAFGLLVGIPLGQGEFTVASAISGFLVVVGVGVGLGAVVGFGISYLTQRFDLPMVEQSLTLVAAYGTYLLVEELGGSGVIGVVTVGIVLGNFGSRIGMNPRTRLVVTEFWDFVAFFVNSIVFLLIGDRISFSGLAENIVPIAVAIAAALASRAISTYGLGAISNGIAKSNIPLAEQTVLWWGGLRGSVSIALALSVPAVIPQQETIFAIVFGVVLFTLLVEGLTVKPLLDRLNLLGDGPLQSQYTENLARLVALNRVLDYLQAARNRQDIDTEVCRYQTSLVKGQIEAIEATLNTLRQEYPSLRELANERFKEELIAVEAETYAQLVRVGRLNVELSPVLEFESLEKSADPELA, from the coding sequence ATGTTGCCTCTCTTTCTCGCCCAAGCTGCCCCAGACGTTCTAGAATCTGCCACCGAAATCACGGTCGAACGGGGGTTAGAGCGCTTTCTGCTGGTCCTGACAGTATCGTTAAGCGTTGCGACGATATCTCGATTTTCCAATTGGCTGCGGCAGGTGCCTTACACCCTATTGCTGGTGATTGTGGGCTTGTGTCTGGCCTTTTTGGACGTGCGGCTAGTGGATCTGTCCCCCGAGCTGATTTTGTTAATCTTTCTCCCTCCCCTGCTGTTCGAGGCGGCTTGGAATTTGGAATGGAAAGCACTCAGGCAAGATTGGGTACCCATCCTGCTGTATGCGATCTTCGGAGTCGTGATTTCGGTGCTGGGGATCGGATTGGGCCTGAATCGCTGGGCGGCCTTGCCGCTACCCATTGCCCTGCTGATTGGAGCCAGTCTCTCGGCTACAGACCCCGTATCGGTGATTGCACTGTTTCGAGAGCTGGGGGCCAGCAAGCGTCTAACAGTCTTGATGGAAGGGGAAAGCCTGTTTAATGACGGCGTTGCGGTTGTAGCCTTTGGCCTGCTGGTGGGCATCCCCCTCGGACAGGGGGAATTTACGGTGGCGTCGGCGATCTCCGGTTTTCTGGTGGTGGTTGGAGTTGGGGTGGGGCTTGGGGCCGTGGTGGGATTTGGCATTTCCTATCTCACTCAACGGTTCGATTTGCCCATGGTGGAACAGTCACTCACATTGGTGGCAGCCTACGGGACGTATCTGCTGGTGGAGGAGTTGGGGGGCTCGGGGGTGATTGGAGTGGTCACCGTCGGGATCGTTTTGGGCAACTTTGGCTCCCGCATTGGCATGAACCCGCGCACGCGGCTGGTGGTGACGGAGTTTTGGGATTTTGTTGCCTTTTTTGTCAACTCGATTGTGTTTTTGCTGATTGGCGATCGCATTAGCTTTAGCGGTTTGGCAGAGAATATCGTTCCCATCGCCGTGGCGATCGCCGCTGCCTTGGCCTCCCGCGCGATCTCCACCTATGGATTGGGGGCCATCAGTAATGGCATTGCCAAGTCAAACATTCCGCTCGCCGAACAAACGGTGTTGTGGTGGGGGGGATTGAGGGGATCGGTATCGATCGCCCTAGCCCTGAGTGTGCCAGCAGTCATTCCCCAACAAGAAACGATTTTCGCGATCGTGTTCGGTGTGGTTTTGTTCACATTGCTAGTGGAGGGCCTGACCGTGAAGCCCCTGCTAGATCGATTGAATCTCTTGGGAGATGGACCATTACAGTCTCAATACACTGAAAATCTGGCTCGGCTGGTGGCCCTCAATCGCGTCTTGGACTACTTGCAAGCAGCCCGCAACCGACAGGACATCGACACTGAAGTTTGCCGCTATCAGACCTCTTTGGTGAAGGGACAAATTGAAGCAATCGAGGCTACTCTGAACACCTTGCGGCAGGAATATCCCTCATTGCGGGAGTTAGCGAACGAGCGGTTTAAAGAGGAGTTGATAGCGGTAGAAGCTGAGACTTACGCCCAGTTAGTTCGTGTCGGTCGTCTCAATGTCGAACTCTCGCCTGTATTGGAATTCGAGTCTTTAGAGAAGTCTGCCGACCCCGAGTTGGCTTAG
- a CDS encoding succinylglutamate desuccinylase/aspartoacylase family protein, translated as MKAPAPIFEIAGVTVTPGTQQRFEIPVARLPTQTMLSLPVTAINGRYEGPRLWLSAAIHGDEINGVEIIRQVLARIKPKRLRGALIAVPIVNVFGFIEQSRYLPDRRDLNRLFPGSARGSLGSRLAHLFLQEVVSHCTHGIDLHTASHHRTNLPQLRADLQDPETYRCARAFGTPVIIHAATRDGSLRQAAAHRGNSILLYEGGEALRFDAKAIRAGVEGIFRVMSVLGMYESDLNELSKPPLEVTQTKWIRASRGGIFHREVELGQTVAKGQTLGFISDAFGEKNVKIRASLHGLVIGHAQNPLTNQGDGLFHLADLSHSTST; from the coding sequence ATGAAAGCCCCTGCCCCCATATTTGAAATTGCTGGAGTGACCGTGACTCCTGGCACCCAGCAGCGCTTCGAAATTCCTGTTGCCCGCCTGCCAACCCAGACGATGCTGTCTTTGCCCGTGACAGCGATCAATGGCCGCTACGAGGGGCCTCGACTGTGGCTGAGTGCCGCCATTCATGGCGATGAAATCAATGGTGTCGAGATTATTCGACAGGTTTTAGCTCGCATTAAGCCCAAACGACTGAGGGGTGCCCTGATTGCCGTTCCGATTGTGAACGTGTTCGGATTTATCGAACAATCTCGCTATCTGCCAGATCGGCGCGATCTGAACCGTTTGTTTCCAGGCTCGGCCAGAGGATCGCTAGGCTCTCGCCTCGCACACTTGTTCTTGCAAGAAGTGGTCAGCCACTGTACCCACGGCATCGATTTACATACAGCATCCCATCACCGCACCAACTTGCCTCAACTGCGGGCTGACTTACAAGATCCAGAGACCTATCGTTGCGCCCGAGCCTTTGGAACTCCCGTCATTATTCACGCCGCGACGAGGGATGGTTCCCTCCGTCAGGCAGCAGCCCATCGCGGCAATTCTATTTTGCTCTACGAGGGAGGAGAAGCTCTCCGCTTCGATGCCAAAGCGATTCGGGCCGGAGTAGAAGGCATTTTTCGGGTGATGTCAGTACTGGGAATGTACGAGTCAGACTTGAATGAGTTATCTAAACCTCCTCTGGAAGTGACCCAAACAAAATGGATTCGGGCTTCTCGCGGCGGTATTTTCCACAGAGAAGTAGAGCTGGGTCAGACAGTCGCCAAGGGGCAAACTTTAGGATTTATTTCCGACGCCTTTGGCGAAAAAAATGTCAAGATCCGTGCTTCTTTGCACGGATTAGTGATTGGTCACGCACAGAACCCCCTAACAAACCAGGGAGATGGTTTATTTCATTTGGCAGATTTGAGTCACTCTACATCAACTTAG
- a CDS encoding rhodanese-like domain-containing protein produces the protein MTKWTSRPLTIGLSVAVLVAALSAGVAAYDVRARFDANGVPEVEAIALIATPAPQPILLVDVRFGWEYERDRIGESALLPLPQLRSKAGVEQLRALVAEVQRETGQQPEVVLYCERGVRSARAQQYLAEVGIDASSLAGGIRAWRQEVSAERDTEVLAANRLF, from the coding sequence GTGACGAAATGGACCTCTCGTCCCCTAACCATCGGATTGAGCGTAGCCGTTCTCGTTGCTGCACTCTCTGCGGGGGTAGCCGCCTACGATGTGCGGGCTCGGTTTGATGCGAATGGCGTGCCCGAGGTCGAGGCGATCGCACTAATTGCTACCCCTGCGCCGCAACCGATTCTGCTGGTAGATGTGCGTTTTGGTTGGGAATACGAGCGCGATCGCATTGGCGAAAGTGCCTTACTTCCACTGCCGCAATTGCGATCGAAGGCTGGAGTAGAACAATTGCGCGCACTCGTGGCAGAAGTGCAACGGGAAACCGGACAGCAACCCGAGGTAGTGCTGTATTGCGAGCGAGGTGTTCGGTCCGCTCGGGCACAGCAGTACTTGGCCGAAGTCGGTATAGATGCCAGCAGTCTGGCTGGGGGCATTCGAGCTTGGCGACAGGAAGTCTCCGCCGAACGGGATACAGAAGTTCTAGCTGCAAACCGCCTATTTTAG
- the larE gene encoding ATP-dependent sacrificial sulfur transferase LarE has translation MTETPTAPQLAIDADLQAKLDRLRAIFTDMDRVLVAYSGGIDSTLVAKVALDMLGDDVLAITAVSPSLMPEDLDEAIAQAQFMGLTHELANTHEMENPNYASNPVNRCYFCKSELHDTLKPLAKERGYPYVVDGVNADDLQDYRPGVQAAKERGARSPLAEVGITKLEVRQLSQSLGLSWWDKPAQPCLSSRFPYGESITLEKLARVAAAERYLRNLGWRQVRVRSEQETARIELPPERIGEFVTSTDLDALVQAFKAAGFAYVALDLEGYRSGKLNRVLSSEQRQEYVRA, from the coding sequence ATGACTGAGACCCCGACTGCCCCCCAGCTGGCCATCGATGCCGATTTGCAAGCCAAACTCGATCGCCTCAGAGCTATCTTTACTGACATGGACCGCGTGCTGGTGGCCTATTCGGGCGGGATCGACAGCACGCTAGTGGCCAAGGTGGCACTGGATATGTTGGGGGACGATGTATTAGCCATTACGGCAGTTTCTCCTTCCTTGATGCCGGAGGATTTGGACGAGGCGATCGCCCAAGCGCAATTCATGGGATTGACCCACGAGCTGGCGAACACCCACGAAATGGAGAACCCCAACTACGCCAGCAACCCCGTCAATCGCTGTTACTTCTGCAAAAGCGAGTTGCACGACACCCTCAAACCGTTGGCCAAAGAGCGAGGATATCCCTATGTGGTAGATGGGGTCAATGCTGACGATTTGCAGGATTATCGACCGGGGGTGCAGGCAGCCAAGGAGCGGGGAGCGCGATCGCCCCTCGCTGAAGTGGGTATTACCAAACTGGAAGTGCGGCAATTGTCGCAATCTCTCGGACTGTCGTGGTGGGATAAGCCCGCTCAGCCCTGCTTGAGTTCGCGGTTTCCGTATGGCGAGTCGATTACGCTGGAAAAGCTGGCACGAGTGGCTGCTGCGGAACGATATTTGCGCAATCTGGGCTGGCGTCAGGTGCGGGTGAGATCGGAGCAGGAGACGGCTCGGATCGAGCTGCCACCCGAACGAATTGGAGAATTTGTGACATCCACCGATCTCGATGCCCTCGTGCAGGCGTTTAAGGCGGCTGGTTTCGCCTACGTTGCCCTCGATTTAGAAGGCTATCGCAGTGGTAAATTGAACCGAGTTTTGTCTTCAGAGCAGCGACAAGAGTATGTCAGAGCTTAG
- a CDS encoding DUF3122 domain-containing protein → MVCISTKFAPCLSFQRSLCGVCWAIAILLTVSVYWNGLASPAIARLDFVQEAPGQMLYKSFQSLKDDAGRPWQAIAFKRSFPDGSAWMLLRLVGFPGGVEVQRGKALRLTNYRGQTFVATDASERVFADNIVPANVGQFDIAAIVSQVDANAPLKLVLPTLDGDVAIAVPVGAIEEWQTVAYREAK, encoded by the coding sequence ATGGTATGTATCTCCACCAAGTTTGCGCCTTGTTTGAGTTTCCAGCGGAGTTTGTGCGGGGTCTGCTGGGCGATCGCCATTCTACTGACGGTCTCAGTTTATTGGAATGGGCTGGCTTCGCCCGCGATCGCTCGTCTGGATTTCGTGCAAGAGGCTCCGGGGCAGATGCTCTACAAGTCGTTTCAATCCCTTAAAGACGATGCGGGACGACCTTGGCAGGCGATCGCCTTCAAACGATCGTTTCCCGATGGCAGTGCTTGGATGTTGTTGCGGCTAGTGGGGTTTCCCGGTGGGGTGGAGGTGCAGCGAGGAAAAGCCTTGAGGCTGACGAACTATCGCGGGCAAACGTTTGTGGCGACCGATGCCTCCGAGCGAGTGTTTGCGGATAATATCGTGCCTGCGAATGTGGGGCAATTCGATATTGCTGCCATTGTGTCGCAGGTGGATGCGAATGCGCCGTTGAAGTTGGTTTTGCCAACGCTGGATGGAGATGTGGCAATTGCGGTGCCTGTGGGGGCGATCGAAGAATGGCAAACGGTCGCGTACCGAGAAGCCAAATAG
- the pyrF gene encoding orotidine-5'-phosphate decarboxylase — MNQKSYLSEKPIETKERLIFALDFDGREAAKSMVETLGDSVEFYKLGLEMFMAGGYYDMVSWLVDRGKKVFVDLKFFDVPQTVGSAVKQLKDKGAIFATVHGNDAILEAAVRAKGELKILAVTVLTSLDRGDLNDLGFQCDVEELVLSRAKRALSLGCDGVISSGLEARELRSDLGKNFLVVTPGIRPVDNTDDQKRTVDIEAAFLNGADYIVVGRPIKYAANPYQTACEFQRRIKDLFEAER, encoded by the coding sequence ATGAATCAAAAATCTTATCTTTCAGAGAAGCCGATTGAAACTAAAGAAAGGCTAATATTTGCCCTTGACTTTGATGGACGTGAAGCAGCAAAGTCAATGGTTGAAACATTAGGAGATTCAGTTGAATTTTATAAGCTCGGTCTAGAGATGTTCATGGCAGGCGGCTACTATGACATGGTATCTTGGCTCGTCGATCGCGGCAAGAAAGTTTTCGTCGATCTGAAGTTTTTTGATGTCCCTCAGACGGTTGGATCTGCTGTTAAACAGCTAAAAGACAAGGGAGCCATATTTGCGACAGTGCATGGGAACGATGCAATTTTGGAAGCAGCGGTTCGAGCGAAAGGCGAATTAAAAATTTTAGCTGTAACCGTCTTAACTAGCCTAGACAGGGGCGATCTGAATGACTTGGGATTTCAGTGTGATGTTGAAGAGTTGGTTCTTTCGAGAGCAAAAAGAGCTCTTAGCTTGGGATGTGACGGTGTTATTTCTTCTGGGTTAGAAGCAAGGGAGTTAAGAAGCGATTTAGGGAAAAATTTTTTGGTCGTCACACCAGGTATAAGACCAGTCGACAATACTGACGATCAAAAGCGCACCGTTGATATCGAAGCAGCATTTCTCAATGGTGCGGATTATATTGTTGTCGGCAGGCCGATTAAGTATGCGGCTAATCCTTATCAGACGGCCTGTGAGTTTCAACGACGCATCAAGGATCTCTTTGAAGCTGAACGTTAG
- a CDS encoding S41 family peptidase gives MSSMSPLKLAAIAIVTSLLSMQMASPSWAELRSSPKEIVDEVWQLVNREFVDTGYNGQDWLQQRAELLAREYVTDEDAYDTIRDLLGTLDDPFTRFLDPDAFASMRIETSGRLTGVGMQLAVDADTEDIVVIAPNEGFPAAEAGILSGDAIVAVDGVSTEGMDILEAVNLIRGQVGTSVTLSVRRQGEVLDFTMVRQVISLPAVRHDLRRIGSDTIGYIRISQFSSNAAREMRAALEELEEAGAQGYVLDLRSNPGGLLFSSTEIARMFVDDGALVQVVDRQGVREQVLAHNRALSDKPIVVLINGGSASASEILAGALQDNDRATLVGTTTFGKGSVQAVHALSGGAGLALTTARYRTPSGRDIHQVGIDPDVEVELTVADIAQLDLTPADIGTQTDPQYAAAIRVLTPMLAAGWRAGS, from the coding sequence ATGAGCTCGATGTCTCCCCTCAAACTTGCGGCGATCGCGATCGTGACTAGCCTGCTGAGCATGCAGATGGCTAGCCCCAGTTGGGCCGAATTGCGCAGTAGTCCTAAAGAGATCGTGGACGAGGTTTGGCAGCTCGTCAATCGAGAATTTGTGGATACTGGCTATAACGGTCAAGATTGGCTGCAGCAGCGTGCCGAGCTACTCGCGCGCGAGTACGTCACCGACGAAGACGCCTACGACACCATTCGCGATCTGCTGGGAACGCTGGACGATCCTTTCACGCGCTTTTTAGATCCCGATGCATTTGCTTCTATGCGTATTGAAACCTCCGGGCGACTGACGGGGGTAGGAATGCAGTTGGCGGTAGATGCGGACACCGAAGACATTGTGGTGATTGCCCCGAACGAAGGCTTCCCGGCAGCGGAAGCAGGCATTTTAAGCGGGGATGCCATTGTGGCTGTGGATGGGGTGAGTACAGAGGGTATGGACATCTTAGAAGCGGTCAATCTGATTCGGGGTCAGGTGGGCACATCCGTCACCCTCTCCGTCCGCCGCCAGGGCGAAGTACTGGATTTCACTATGGTACGCCAGGTGATTTCGTTACCTGCCGTTCGCCACGACCTGCGTCGCATCGGCTCAGACACGATCGGGTACATTCGCATTTCTCAGTTCAGCAGCAACGCCGCCCGAGAGATGCGAGCCGCTCTGGAAGAGCTGGAGGAGGCCGGGGCGCAGGGGTACGTGCTCGATCTGCGCTCCAATCCTGGGGGACTGCTGTTTTCCAGCACTGAAATTGCCCGCATGTTTGTGGATGATGGGGCTCTCGTGCAGGTGGTCGATCGCCAGGGGGTGCGCGAACAGGTGTTGGCCCACAATCGCGCTCTTTCCGATAAGCCCATTGTGGTTTTAATCAACGGCGGTTCTGCCAGCGCCAGCGAAATTTTAGCCGGTGCTCTACAAGACAACGATCGCGCCACACTGGTAGGCACGACGACATTTGGCAAAGGATCTGTCCAGGCGGTTCACGCTCTGTCGGGGGGGGCGGGCTTGGCCCTCACCACGGCGCGCTATCGCACTCCTTCAGGACGGGATATTCATCAGGTGGGGATCGACCCCGATGTGGAAGTCGAACTCACTGTCGCCGATATTGCCCAGCTCGATCTCACGCCTGCCGACATCGGTACCCAAACCGATCCTCAATATGCCGCTGCCATTCGCGTGTTGACGCCGATGTTGGCTGCTGGTTGGAGGGCAGGCAGCTAA
- a CDS encoding NYN domain-containing protein, with product MAKRSIIYIDGFNFYYGAVKGTPHKWLDLQKYFKLLRQADDIKKIWYFTAKVSGNQLARQETYFDALATLPLIEMVFGLYKLKTLRCKINGCGYQGKKSYKVPEEKGTDVNIALQMLDDAYQGACDRIVLVSGDSDLVPAVKLVKKRHPAIKVTVYIPASDRRRGAARELRRVADKHKSLPTVLLSKAQFPQSLTGASGRNIRKPANW from the coding sequence TTGGCTAAACGTAGCATCATATATATAGATGGCTTCAATTTCTATTATGGTGCAGTCAAGGGCACTCCTCATAAGTGGCTAGATCTACAGAAATATTTCAAGCTGCTTAGACAGGCTGATGATATAAAAAAAATTTGGTACTTTACCGCAAAAGTCAGCGGAAACCAGCTAGCCAGGCAAGAAACCTACTTTGATGCGCTAGCCACTTTGCCGCTCATTGAAATGGTATTCGGGCTGTATAAACTCAAAACTTTGCGCTGCAAAATAAATGGGTGTGGCTATCAAGGCAAGAAATCCTATAAGGTTCCTGAAGAAAAAGGAACGGATGTCAATATTGCTCTACAAATGCTAGATGATGCATATCAAGGTGCCTGTGACCGCATAGTTCTTGTTTCGGGTGACTCCGATTTAGTACCAGCGGTGAAGCTAGTCAAGAAAAGACATCCAGCGATCAAAGTTACTGTCTATATTCCTGCGTCTGATCGTAGACGAGGAGCAGCAAGAGAATTGAGGCGGGTTGCTGACAAGCATAAAAGTTTACCAACAGTGCTGCTTTCAAAGGCTCAATTTCCTCAGAGTCTCACAGGAGCTTCAGGGCGAAACATCAGGAAGCCTGCAAATTGGTAG